The following proteins come from a genomic window of Sphingobium cloacae:
- a CDS encoding DUF5818 domain-containing protein produces MDLNDVGVDETGRLLRDSAGFLLQRDAGGSYRLVLLRVPVDHVEKRVRIKGWRIGEDIVEVEGVAPA; encoded by the coding sequence ATGGACCTGAACGACGTTGGAGTAGATGAAACCGGCCGCCTGCTGAGGGATTCGGCCGGTTTCCTGCTTCAGCGGGATGCGGGCGGCTCTTACAGGCTGGTGCTGCTGCGCGTGCCTGTCGATCATGTCGAGAAGCGCGTCAGGATAAAGGGCTGGCGTATCGGCGAGGATATCGTCGAGGTGGAAGGGGTCGCCCCCGCCTGA
- a CDS encoding DUF1328 domain-containing protein has translation MIKLALISLVIAAVLALLGFGGAAGTFVGIAKLLFGVAIVLFLIFLVLGIMAGRGVKDAID, from the coding sequence ATGATCAAGCTCGCGCTTATCTCGCTCGTCATTGCCGCCGTGCTTGCCCTGCTGGGCTTTGGCGGCGCGGCCGGCACCTTTGTCGGCATCGCCAAGCTGTTGTTCGGCGTTGCGATCGTCCTGTTCCTGATTTTCCTCGTGCTTGGCATCATGGCTGGCAGGGGCGTCAAGGACGCCATAGACTGA
- a CDS encoding 2-hydroxyacid dehydrogenase: MAKKPRPAKPRVILTRRLPPHVEARMGELFDVGFNVGDVPMDRPALARAMAQCDVLVPTIGDQIDGALIEGAPERLQLIASFSSGVDHIDLGAARRKGIIVTNTPGVLTEDTADMTMALILSVPRRLAEGEKLVRSGEWRGWSPSGMLGHRIGGKKLGIIGMGRIGRAVARRARAFGLSIAYHNRHRLPFEVEQELEASWCPELDGLLAAADIVSINCPLNTDSRGMIDARRIGLLMSDAYLINTSRAEIVDEQALIGALSEGRIAGAGLDVYTHEPAVDPRLLTLSNVVLLPHMGSATFEGRDATGARVIANIRSWADGHRPPNQVLEGWI, encoded by the coding sequence ATGGCCAAGAAACCACGCCCCGCCAAACCGCGTGTCATCCTTACCCGTCGCCTGCCTCCCCATGTGGAGGCGCGCATGGGCGAGCTGTTCGACGTGGGTTTCAATGTGGGCGACGTGCCGATGGACCGTCCCGCCTTGGCACGCGCCATGGCCCAGTGCGACGTGTTGGTCCCCACCATCGGAGACCAGATCGACGGCGCGCTGATAGAGGGCGCGCCGGAACGGCTGCAACTGATCGCCAGCTTCAGCAGCGGCGTCGATCATATCGATCTTGGCGCGGCGAGGCGGAAGGGCATCATCGTCACCAATACGCCTGGCGTCCTGACGGAAGATACCGCGGACATGACGATGGCGTTGATCCTGTCCGTCCCGCGCCGCCTGGCCGAGGGGGAAAAGCTGGTCCGATCGGGTGAATGGCGCGGCTGGAGTCCTTCGGGAATGCTGGGCCATCGTATCGGCGGCAAGAAGCTGGGCATCATCGGCATGGGCCGAATCGGGCGCGCCGTCGCCCGCCGCGCCCGCGCCTTCGGGCTTTCCATCGCCTATCATAACCGCCATCGCCTGCCCTTCGAAGTCGAACAGGAACTGGAGGCAAGCTGGTGCCCGGAACTGGACGGATTGCTGGCGGCAGCGGATATCGTTTCGATCAACTGTCCGCTGAACACCGACAGCCGGGGCATGATCGACGCGCGGCGCATCGGCTTGCTCATGTCCGACGCCTATCTCATCAACACGTCGCGGGCGGAGATCGTGGACGAGCAGGCCCTGATCGGGGCGCTCAGCGAAGGGCGGATCGCGGGGGCGGGGCTGGATGTCTATACCCATGAACCGGCGGTCGACCCGCGCCTGCTGACGCTCTCCAACGTGGTTCTCCTGCCCCATATGGGATCGGCGACGTTCGAAGGACGCGACGCCACCGGCGCGCGCGTGATCGCCAATATCCGCAGCTGGGCAGATGGGCACCGGCCCCCCAACCAGGTGCTGGAAGGCTGGATCTGA
- a CDS encoding SH3 domain-containing protein, with translation MKGFLLAAGVSGALLAAGAAKAAPNKPVPYWASLAQDEARMRVGPSLDYPSNWVYRRRDLPVKVVQVLGLWRKVEDSTGAQGWMHVRLLSDTPTAIVTADAAPMRQSPSDDARALFRAQKGVVGRLSSCSNGWCAFDVRGQKGFVKATDIWGAR, from the coding sequence ATGAAGGGGTTTTTGCTGGCTGCGGGCGTGTCCGGGGCGTTGTTGGCCGCAGGTGCGGCGAAGGCCGCGCCGAACAAGCCGGTGCCCTATTGGGCCTCGCTCGCGCAGGACGAAGCGCGGATGCGTGTCGGGCCCAGCCTCGACTACCCGTCCAACTGGGTCTATCGCCGCCGCGACCTGCCGGTGAAGGTGGTGCAGGTGTTGGGCCTGTGGCGCAAGGTCGAGGATTCGACAGGCGCGCAGGGCTGGATGCATGTCCGGCTGCTCAGCGACACGCCGACCGCCATCGTGACCGCCGACGCGGCACCGATGCGTCAATCGCCCAGCGACGATGCACGGGCCTTGTTCCGCGCACAGAAAGGCGTGGTGGGCCGCCTTTCCTCCTGCTCGAACGGCTGGTGCGCCTTCGACGTGCGGGGACAGAAGGGCTTCGTCAAGGCGACGGATATCTGGGGCGCGCGATAA
- a CDS encoding ammonium transporter — MRPLIALPFAMALLTPQAAFAQDIAADSGDTAWMMLCAMLVLLAALPGVALRLAGAASVRNALSAVAGNMGVAASVSLAWAMAGYSLVYAAGDAWLGGIGNLMLAHLAALRDGMTVPESAFVLFQMSLALFAACLAGGAVVGRGRAGWLTLFAPLWLLLVYVPIAHWTWGGGWLANVGVMDFAGGLVVHVCAGFSALSLGLIAGKRAPGKTDAHAPLLGMAGGALIWLGSAGSIGGWALGATDDAATAILNGHFAACAGALGWIALDRLLGGRATATGAVAGALAGIAAGAASAALVGAGGAMLIGAVAAAICRGIGGVPGRLTDDPARIFVLHGIGGVAGVLLLPVFVLPVLGGVGFESGIGLGGALLSQAIGVIVVALWSMAGTAIAAFLISMALPLRASPEDEENGLDAALHGEQAWDFR, encoded by the coding sequence ATGCGCCCTTTGATCGCCCTGCCCTTCGCCATGGCCCTGCTGACGCCGCAAGCGGCCTTCGCGCAGGATATCGCCGCCGATAGCGGCGATACGGCGTGGATGATGCTGTGCGCCATGCTGGTCCTGCTGGCGGCGTTGCCGGGGGTGGCGCTGAGGCTGGCGGGAGCCGCCTCCGTGCGGAACGCGCTTTCAGCCGTGGCGGGGAATATGGGCGTGGCGGCGAGCGTGTCGCTGGCCTGGGCCATGGCTGGATATAGCCTGGTCTATGCGGCGGGCGACGCGTGGCTGGGCGGGATCGGCAACCTGATGCTCGCCCATCTGGCGGCGTTGCGGGACGGCATGACCGTGCCGGAATCGGCCTTTGTCCTGTTTCAGATGAGCCTCGCCCTGTTCGCGGCCTGTCTGGCCGGTGGAGCGGTGGTCGGGCGTGGCCGCGCGGGATGGCTGACGCTGTTCGCGCCGCTGTGGCTGCTGCTGGTCTATGTGCCGATCGCCCATTGGACATGGGGCGGCGGATGGCTGGCGAATGTGGGCGTCATGGATTTCGCGGGCGGACTGGTCGTGCATGTCTGCGCGGGTTTCTCCGCGCTTTCGCTGGGGTTGATCGCGGGGAAGCGCGCGCCGGGAAAGACCGACGCGCACGCGCCGCTGCTGGGCATGGCGGGAGGCGCGCTGATCTGGCTGGGATCGGCGGGAAGCATCGGCGGATGGGCGCTGGGCGCGACGGACGACGCCGCGACGGCGATCCTGAACGGCCATTTCGCGGCCTGCGCGGGAGCGCTCGGCTGGATCGCGCTGGACCGGCTGCTGGGCGGACGGGCCACGGCGACGGGCGCGGTTGCGGGCGCTCTGGCGGGGATCGCGGCGGGTGCGGCGAGCGCGGCGCTGGTGGGCGCGGGCGGCGCCATGCTGATCGGCGCCGTCGCGGCGGCGATTTGCCGGGGGATCGGTGGCGTGCCGGGCAGGCTGACGGACGATCCGGCACGGATTTTCGTGCTGCATGGGATCGGTGGTGTGGCGGGCGTTCTGCTGCTGCCGGTCTTCGTGCTGCCCGTGCTGGGGGGCGTCGGGTTCGAGAGCGGCATCGGGCTGGGCGGCGCCTTGCTCAGCCAGGCGATCGGGGTGATCGTGGTGGCGCTGTGGTCGATGGCGGGGACGGCAATCGCGGCGTTCCTCATTTCCATGGCACTGCCCTTGCGCGCGAGCCCGGAGGATGAGGAAAACGGGCTGGACGCGGCGCTGCACGGCGAGCAGGCGTGGGATTTCCGCTAG
- a CDS encoding glycosyltransferase codes for MTVAVGIFAHQEERRIGLCLGSLPLDRDDMRFHILANGTTDATVERARACAAGRPHVIVHDIAQGGKSRTWNHFVHDLLNGDEETVVFMDGDAEIAPGSIDALVAALAAHPHANAAAGMPMNGRQAETYRRNLKIEGGLFGDLYALSRPFLTAIRDRGLRLPDDLIGDDGLVAAWAHNDLERDENWALERIVACDGAGFRCEPVSLLSPASWHMQYRRMNNYSVRHFQNRIVSDIMGRDGPQGLPRRMAELYGEWLPRFRPRRGPAGWFDRRALGRMRAQVPDGR; via the coding sequence ATGACGGTCGCCGTCGGCATTTTCGCGCATCAGGAGGAACGGCGCATCGGCCTGTGCCTTGGTTCGCTGCCGCTGGACCGGGACGATATGCGCTTTCACATATTGGCGAACGGCACGACCGACGCGACGGTGGAGCGGGCGCGGGCCTGTGCCGCGGGGCGGCCGCATGTCATCGTCCATGACATCGCGCAGGGCGGCAAGTCGCGGACGTGGAATCATTTCGTGCATGACCTGCTGAACGGAGACGAGGAAACGGTCGTCTTCATGGACGGCGACGCGGAGATCGCGCCCGGCTCCATCGATGCGCTGGTCGCCGCCCTCGCCGCCCATCCGCACGCCAATGCCGCCGCCGGGATGCCGATGAACGGACGGCAGGCAGAGACCTACCGGCGCAACCTGAAGATCGAGGGCGGACTGTTCGGCGATCTTTATGCCCTGTCCCGGCCTTTCCTGACGGCGATCCGGGATCGGGGACTGCGCCTGCCCGACGATCTGATCGGCGACGACGGGCTGGTCGCGGCATGGGCGCATAACGATCTGGAGCGGGACGAAAACTGGGCGCTGGAGCGGATCGTCGCCTGCGACGGCGCGGGTTTCCGCTGCGAGCCGGTCAGCCTGCTGAGCCCGGCAAGCTGGCATATGCAATATCGGCGCATGAACAATTATTCGGTGCGCCATTTCCAGAACCGGATCGTGTCCGACATCATGGGGCGGGATGGGCCGCAAGGGCTGCCGCGCCGGATGGCGGAGCTGTATGGCGAATGGCTGCCGCGCTTCAGGCCGAGGCGCGGCCCGGCGGGCTGGTTCGACCGCAGGGCGCTGGGCCGGATGCGGGCGCAGGTGCCCGATGGCCGCTAA
- a CDS encoding MFS transporter, translating to MTSVTTTPSSTAMERDARSVTARHKRVAPGEIAIGVIIGRTSEFFDFFVYAIASCIVFPAHVFPYLSPLAGTLWSFALFALAFVTRPIGSVIFMWVDRHHGRAVKLTIALFLLGGSTAAIAFLPGYDTIGHWSAALLALFRCGQGVALGGTWDGLASLLSLNAPRNKRGWYAMMPQLGAPIALLVASGLFAFFLSTLSRADFLDWGWRYPFFVAFAINVVALFARLRIVVTHEFERLFESKELQPSPVLETVRSDGRNIVIGAFAPLASFALFHMVTVFPLSWIALYTQQPLERFLGIEMIGACVGILAIIVSGFVADQVGRRSLLAYSALGIGIFSIAAPLLLNGGDLSEVAFMVLGFILLGLSFGQSSGVVASNFSSATRYTGSALTSDLAWLVGAGFAPLVALALSTTFGLAASGVYLLSGAVVTGLALFINKELAGKDR from the coding sequence ATGACCTCCGTGACGACCACGCCCTCTTCGACCGCGATGGAACGCGATGCGCGCAGCGTGACCGCGCGGCACAAGCGGGTCGCCCCCGGCGAGATCGCGATCGGCGTCATCATCGGCCGCACGTCCGAATTTTTCGATTTCTTCGTCTACGCCATCGCATCCTGCATCGTCTTTCCGGCGCACGTCTTCCCCTATCTCAGCCCCCTGGCGGGGACGCTCTGGTCCTTCGCCCTCTTCGCGCTGGCCTTCGTCACGCGGCCGATCGGCTCCGTCATCTTCATGTGGGTGGACCGCCATCACGGCCGGGCCGTGAAGCTCACCATCGCGCTGTTCCTGCTGGGCGGATCGACGGCGGCCATCGCCTTCCTGCCCGGATACGACACCATCGGCCATTGGTCGGCGGCGCTGCTGGCGCTGTTCCGCTGCGGGCAGGGCGTGGCGCTGGGCGGCACCTGGGACGGCCTCGCCTCGCTGCTCTCCCTCAACGCCCCCCGCAACAAGCGCGGCTGGTATGCGATGATGCCGCAGCTCGGCGCGCCCATCGCCCTGCTGGTGGCGAGCGGCCTGTTCGCCTTCTTCCTTTCCACCCTGTCGCGCGCCGATTTCCTCGACTGGGGCTGGCGCTATCCCTTCTTCGTGGCCTTCGCGATCAACGTGGTGGCGCTGTTCGCGCGCCTGCGCATCGTCGTCACCCATGAGTTCGAGCGGCTGTTCGAATCGAAGGAACTGCAACCTTCTCCCGTGCTGGAAACCGTCCGCAGCGACGGACGCAACATCGTCATCGGCGCCTTCGCCCCGCTGGCGAGCTTCGCGCTGTTCCATATGGTGACGGTGTTCCCGCTCTCCTGGATCGCCCTCTATACGCAGCAGCCGCTGGAGCGTTTCCTCGGCATCGAGATGATCGGCGCCTGCGTCGGCATCCTCGCCATCATCGTGTCGGGCTTCGTCGCCGACCAGGTCGGCCGCCGCTCGCTGCTCGCTTATTCGGCGCTCGGCATCGGCATCTTCTCCATCGCCGCGCCGCTGCTGTTGAACGGCGGCGACCTGTCCGAAGTCGCCTTCATGGTGCTGGGCTTCATCCTTCTGGGCCTCAGCTTCGGGCAGTCGTCGGGCGTGGTGGCGTCCAATTTCTCCAGCGCCACCCGCTATACCGGATCGGCCCTGACATCGGACCTCGCATGGCTGGTGGGGGCGGGGTTCGCGCCGCTTGTCGCGCTGGCCCTGTCGACCACTTTCGGGCTGGCGGCGTCGGGCGTCTATCTGCTGTCGGGCGCGGTCGTCACCGGCCTGGCCCTGTTCATCAATAAGGAACTGGCAGGCAAGGACCGCTAA
- the cyoA gene encoding ubiquinol oxidase subunit II, translating to MTVRRIIDRSAFLRRFSPALLLPLGGCDWILMNPAGDVALQQRDLILISTALMLLIILPVMAMTVWFAWRYREKAQAEDYDPDWDHSTTLELLIWSAPLLIIIALGAITWTSTHLLDPYRPIERIDHQRKVDPAAPRLKVEVVAMDWKWLFIYPDLGIATVNELAAPVDQPIEFRITSSSIMNSFFVPALAGQIYAMPGMQTVLHAVANRPGNFEGFSANYSGAGFSNMRFRFHAMDQAGFDRWVAKVRASGAGLDRAAYVKLEQPSEKVPPMHFGRVDPAMFHAALNMCAQPGKRCMDAVMMTDARGGAGKESARDTEGLRHDGTIDVGGFHPLPPGKRGEIAQPAGMTPAAERTPAEQGHQAPGQKDADGHGGHHGM from the coding sequence ATGACCGTTCGCCGAATCATCGACCGTTCCGCATTTTTGCGCCGCTTCAGCCCTGCCCTGCTGCTGCCGCTGGGCGGATGCGATTGGATATTGATGAACCCGGCGGGTGATGTTGCGTTGCAGCAACGCGACCTGATCCTGATCTCCACGGCGCTGATGCTGCTCATCATCCTGCCGGTGATGGCGATGACGGTGTGGTTCGCGTGGCGTTATCGGGAAAAGGCGCAGGCGGAGGATTACGATCCCGATTGGGACCATTCGACGACGCTGGAACTGCTGATCTGGTCCGCCCCGCTGCTCATCATCATCGCGCTGGGGGCGATCACCTGGACCAGCACGCATTTGCTGGACCCCTATCGCCCCATCGAGCGGATCGACCATCAGCGCAAGGTGGACCCCGCCGCCCCGCGCCTGAAGGTCGAAGTGGTGGCGATGGACTGGAAATGGCTGTTCATCTACCCCGACCTCGGCATCGCGACGGTGAATGAGCTGGCCGCGCCGGTCGACCAGCCGATCGAGTTCAGGATAACATCGTCCAGCATCATGAACAGCTTCTTCGTGCCCGCGCTGGCGGGGCAGATCTACGCCATGCCGGGGATGCAGACGGTGCTGCACGCGGTCGCCAACAGGCCGGGGAATTTCGAGGGCTTTTCCGCCAATTATTCGGGCGCGGGCTTTTCCAACATGCGCTTCCGATTCCATGCGATGGACCAGGCCGGGTTCGATCGGTGGGTCGCGAAGGTCAGGGCGAGCGGCGCGGGGCTGGACCGGGCGGCCTATGTGAAGCTGGAACAGCCGAGCGAGAAGGTGCCGCCGATGCATTTCGGCAGGGTCGATCCGGCGATGTTCCACGCCGCGCTCAACATGTGCGCGCAGCCGGGCAAGCGGTGCATGGACGCGGTGATGATGACCGACGCCAGGGGCGGCGCGGGCAAGGAATCGGCGCGCGATACGGAAGGGCTGCGGCATGACGGCACCATCGACGTGGGCGGCTTCCACCCCCTGCCGCCGGGCAAGCGCGGCGAGATCGCCCAGCCCGCCGGGATGACCCCTGCGGCCGAACGCACGCCCGCCGAACAGGGTCATCAGGCTCCGGGGCAGAAGGATGCCGACGGGCATGGAGGGCATCATGGCATGTGA
- the cyoB gene encoding cytochrome o ubiquinol oxidase subunit I has translation MSPHPAAENSGIWKLIFGRLDWSAIPIHEPILIGTFIAVAIGGGAVLGLVTRYRLWGMLWRDWFTTVDHKRIGIMYMILGLVMFVRGFADAIMMRLQQAMAFNGSEGYLNAHHYDQIFTAHGVIMIFFVAMPMITGIMNYMVPLQIGARDVSFPFLNNFSFWMTTAGAVIVMMSLFVGEFARTGWLAYPPLSGIAYSPGVGVDYYIWGLQVAGIGTLLSGVNLIATIVKMRAPGMTMMKLPIFVWTSLLANVLIVAAFPVLTAVLALLSLDRYVGTAFFTNDFGGNPMMYVNLIWIWGHPEVYILILPLFGVFSEVTSTFSNKRLFGYSSMVYATVVIAILSYLVWLHHFFTMGSGASVNSFFGITTMVISIPTGAKLFNWLFTMYRGRIRFELPMMWTIAFMLTFVVGGMTGVLLAVPPADFVLHNSLFLIAHFHNVIIGGVLFGLFAAINYWWPKAFGFRLDRKWGVRSFWLWVVGFWFAFMPLYILGLMGVTRRMRVFDDPSLQIWFEIAALGAVMIAAGIACMFIQFGVSIKNREKLRDTTGDPWNGRTLEWSTSSPPPDYNFAFTPVIHDGDAWADMKKRGYRRPTSGFEPIHMPGNTGAGIILAGLSVAFSVGMIWYMWWLAGLSFVGILAVAIGHTFNYKRDFHIPRDVVERTEGERTRQLAMQG, from the coding sequence ATGTCCCCCCATCCCGCAGCGGAAAATAGCGGCATCTGGAAACTGATCTTCGGGCGGCTCGACTGGAGCGCCATCCCGATCCACGAGCCGATCCTGATCGGCACCTTCATCGCGGTCGCCATCGGCGGCGGCGCGGTGCTGGGCCTCGTCACCAGATACCGCCTCTGGGGCATGTTGTGGCGCGACTGGTTCACCACGGTCGACCACAAGCGCATCGGCATCATGTACATGATCCTGGGCCTCGTCATGTTCGTGCGCGGGTTCGCCGACGCGATCATGATGCGGTTGCAGCAGGCGATGGCGTTCAACGGGTCCGAAGGCTATCTGAACGCGCATCATTACGACCAGATCTTCACGGCGCACGGCGTCATCATGATCTTCTTCGTCGCGATGCCGATGATTACCGGGATCATGAACTATATGGTGCCGCTCCAGATCGGGGCGCGGGACGTGAGCTTTCCCTTCCTCAACAATTTCAGCTTCTGGATGACCACGGCGGGGGCCGTCATCGTCATGATGTCGCTGTTCGTGGGTGAGTTCGCGCGGACGGGATGGCTCGCCTATCCGCCGTTGTCGGGCATCGCCTACAGTCCCGGCGTAGGGGTCGATTATTATATCTGGGGACTACAGGTCGCGGGCATCGGGACGCTGCTGTCCGGCGTCAACCTGATCGCGACCATCGTCAAGATGCGCGCGCCGGGCATGACGATGATGAAGCTGCCCATCTTCGTGTGGACTTCGCTGCTCGCCAACGTGCTGATCGTCGCGGCCTTCCCGGTGCTGACCGCCGTTCTGGCGCTGCTCAGCCTCGACCGCTATGTCGGGACGGCGTTCTTCACGAACGACTTCGGCGGCAATCCGATGATGTATGTGAACCTCATCTGGATATGGGGCCATCCGGAGGTCTATATCCTGATCCTGCCGCTGTTCGGCGTGTTCTCCGAGGTCACCTCCACCTTCTCGAACAAGCGGCTCTTCGGCTATTCGTCGATGGTCTATGCGACGGTGGTGATCGCGATCCTGAGCTACCTCGTCTGGCTGCACCATTTCTTCACCATGGGATCGGGGGCGAGCGTCAACAGCTTCTTCGGCATCACGACGATGGTGATTTCGATCCCGACCGGCGCGAAGCTCTTCAACTGGCTGTTCACCATGTATCGCGGGCGCATCCGCTTCGAACTGCCGATGATGTGGACCATCGCCTTCATGCTGACCTTCGTGGTCGGGGGCATGACCGGCGTGCTGCTGGCGGTGCCGCCCGCCGACTTCGTGCTGCACAACTCGCTGTTCCTGATCGCGCATTTCCATAACGTCATCATCGGCGGCGTGCTGTTCGGCCTGTTCGCGGCGATCAACTATTGGTGGCCCAAGGCGTTCGGCTTCAGGCTGGACCGCAAATGGGGCGTGCGCAGCTTCTGGCTGTGGGTCGTGGGCTTCTGGTTCGCGTTCATGCCGCTCTATATCCTGGGCCTGATGGGCGTGACGCGGCGGATGCGGGTGTTTGATGACCCCAGCCTGCAAATCTGGTTCGAGATCGCGGCGCTGGGCGCGGTCATGATCGCGGCGGGCATCGCGTGCATGTTCATCCAGTTCGGGGTCAGCATCAAGAATCGCGAGAAGCTGCGCGACACGACCGGCGATCCGTGGAACGGCCGGACGCTGGAATGGTCGACCAGTTCGCCGCCGCCGGACTATAATTTCGCCTTCACGCCGGTCATCCACGACGGCGACGCCTGGGCCGACATGAAGAAGCGCGGATACCGGCGCCCGACCAGCGGGTTCGAGCCGATCCATATGCCGGGCAACACCGGCGCGGGCATCATCCTTGCGGGGCTGTCGGTCGCCTTTTCCGTCGGCATGATCTGGTACATGTGGTGGCTCGCGGGGCTGAGCTTCGTTGGCATCCTGGCGGTCGCGATCGGCCACACCTTCAACTACAAGCGCGACTTCCATATCCCGAGGGACGTGGTCGAGCGCACCGAGGGCGAGCGCACCCGTCAGCTCGCGATGCAGGGCTAA
- the cyoC gene encoding cytochrome o ubiquinol oxidase subunit III, whose protein sequence is MLGFWMYLMSDCLIFACLFATYAVLDGNYAAGPGPKDLFDLPLVALNTAMLLFSSITYGFAMLSMEKNRIGATQGWLAVTGLFGLAFLGIELYEFAHLIHEGATPMRSGFLSAFFALVGTHGLHVTFGIVWLVTLMAQVAQKGLIPANQRRLMCLSMFWHFLDVIWIGVFTFVYLMGMLR, encoded by the coding sequence ATGCTGGGCTTCTGGATGTACCTGATGAGCGACTGCCTCATCTTCGCCTGCCTGTTCGCGACCTATGCGGTGCTGGACGGCAACTACGCCGCCGGGCCGGGGCCGAAAGACCTGTTCGACCTGCCGCTGGTGGCGCTGAACACGGCGATGCTGCTGTTCTCCTCCATCACATACGGCTTTGCGATGCTGTCGATGGAGAAGAACCGGATCGGCGCGACGCAAGGCTGGCTGGCGGTCACCGGCCTTTTCGGCCTCGCCTTCCTCGGCATCGAGCTGTACGAGTTCGCGCACCTCATCCATGAGGGCGCGACGCCGATGCGGTCGGGTTTCCTCTCCGCCTTCTTCGCGCTGGTCGGCACCCACGGGCTGCACGTCACCTTCGGCATCGTCTGGCTGGTGACGCTGATGGCGCAGGTCGCGCAAAAGGGGCTGATCCCCGCCAACCAGCGGCGGTTGATGTGCCTTTCGATGTTCTGGCACTTCCTCGACGTCATCTGGATCGGCGTCTTCACCTTCGTTTACCTGATGGGGATGCTGCGATGA
- the cyoD gene encoding cytochrome o ubiquinol oxidase subunit IV encodes MSAHENHDAHGHHGGGQAHGTFGSYMIGFGLSVILTAVPFWLVMTGTFADPKTTAFVIMAFAAVQIVVHMVFFLHMNTRSEGGWTMMALIFTLVLVVITLAGSMWVMYHLNHNMMPQMQGMSVHDMSQMP; translated from the coding sequence ATGAGCGCGCACGAGAATCACGACGCCCATGGCCATCATGGGGGCGGCCAGGCGCACGGCACGTTCGGCAGCTACATGATCGGCTTCGGCCTGTCGGTGATCCTGACGGCCGTCCCCTTCTGGCTGGTGATGACAGGCACTTTCGCCGATCCGAAGACGACCGCTTTCGTCATCATGGCCTTTGCGGCGGTGCAGATCGTCGTGCACATGGTCTTCTTCCTGCACATGAACACGCGGTCGGAAGGCGGGTGGACGATGATGGCGCTGATCTTCACGCTGGTGCTGGTGGTCATCACCCTGGCCGGATCGATGTGGGTCATGTACCATCTCAACCATAATATGATGCCCCAGATGCAGGGAATGAGCGTCCACGACATGAGCCAGATGCCGTGA
- a CDS encoding SURF1 family protein: MTARRRSAGFLIGLTLIAALLVAGFGALGAWQVKRLAWKRDLIARVEARIHADPVAAPRSAGKADEYRRLRVTGRFLNDEATLVQAATVRGAGYWVMTPLVTEDGFTVIVNRGFVPPEAKAAYERPQGPVTLTGLLRVSEPGGGFLRANDPAADRWYSRDVAAMAAKRGLKRPVAGYFIDAEASPSPDMPPVGGLTVVAFPNHHLSYALTWFALAIMSAGAYIFVMRVEWKARAAA, encoded by the coding sequence GTGACGGCAAGGAGGCGGTCGGCGGGGTTCCTGATCGGGCTGACGCTGATCGCGGCTTTGCTGGTGGCGGGATTCGGCGCGCTGGGCGCGTGGCAGGTAAAGCGGCTGGCGTGGAAGCGCGACCTGATCGCGCGGGTGGAGGCGCGAATCCATGCCGATCCGGTGGCGGCTCCCCGATCGGCGGGCAAGGCGGACGAATATCGGCGACTGCGCGTGACGGGGCGCTTCCTGAACGACGAGGCGACGCTGGTGCAGGCCGCGACGGTGCGCGGGGCGGGCTATTGGGTGATGACGCCGCTCGTGACGGAAGACGGCTTTACCGTGATCGTCAATCGGGGTTTCGTGCCGCCGGAGGCGAAGGCCGCTTATGAGCGGCCGCAGGGGCCGGTGACGCTGACCGGACTGCTGCGGGTGAGCGAGCCGGGCGGCGGGTTCCTGCGCGCCAACGATCCGGCGGCGGACCGCTGGTACTCCCGGGACGTGGCGGCCATGGCGGCCAAGCGCGGGCTGAAGCGGCCGGTCGCCGGCTATTTCATCGATGCGGAGGCTTCCCCTTCCCCCGATATGCCGCCGGTCGGCGGGCTGACCGTCGTCGCCTTTCCCAATCATCATCTTTCCTATGCGCTGACATGGTTCGCGCTGGCGATCATGAGCGCGGGCGCATACATCTTCGTCATGCGTGTGGAGTGGAAAGCGCGCGCGGCGGCATGA